From the Streptococcus oralis ATCC 35037 genome, one window contains:
- a CDS encoding Imm74 family immunity protein, translated as MKISGTSGNVTFDYENGYVLKAEGELLTVGSFIVYRSSIQNWEPPYNHIPITQNEIDKLVEEVNSMMTEQTIQIEFI; from the coding sequence ATGAAAATTTCTGGGACAAGTGGTAACGTTACTTTTGACTATGAAAATGGCTATGTTCTAAAAGCAGAGGGAGAGTTGTTGACTGTTGGTAGCTTTATTGTATATAGGTCAAGCATACAGAATTGGGAGCCACCTTACAATCACATTCCTATCACACAGAACGAGATAGATAAACTTGTCGAGGAAGTGAACTCCATGATGACGGAGCAAACAATCCAGATCGAATTTATCTGA